One window of the Spirochaetaceae bacterium genome contains the following:
- the rnhA gene encoding ribonuclease HI yields MTIQIYCDGACSGNPGPGGWAAIIVNGTNEEELSGGHLLTTNNQMELTAAINGLQFAANNYSESGCSITTDSQYVKNGITSWINNWRRNGWRTADKKPVKNRELWQKLDELNAQIKPTWQWVKGHSGHHYNERCDKLATAAAKAIT; encoded by the coding sequence ATGACTATACAAATTTATTGCGATGGCGCTTGCAGCGGCAACCCCGGTCCCGGCGGCTGGGCGGCCATTATAGTAAACGGTACAAATGAAGAAGAACTAAGTGGCGGCCATTTACTTACCACCAATAACCAAATGGAGCTAACTGCCGCCATTAACGGTTTACAATTTGCGGCAAATAATTACAGCGAAAGCGGCTGCAGCATTACCACCGATAGTCAATATGTTAAAAACGGTATAACCAGCTGGATAAATAACTGGCGGCGAAACGGCTGGCGCACCGCCGATAAAAAACCGGTTAAAAACCGCGAGTTATGGCAAAAGCTTGACGAGCTAAATGCTCAAATTAAACCAACTTGGCAGTGGGTTAAAGGACACTCTGGCCACCATTACAACGAACGCTGCGATAAGCTAGCCACAGCGGCGGCC